In Erigeron canadensis isolate Cc75 chromosome 6, C_canadensis_v1, whole genome shotgun sequence, the following are encoded in one genomic region:
- the LOC122602557 gene encoding uncharacterized protein LOC122602557 isoform X3 → MAAIPIKRNYFLSRFKTFLPSQHFYHNFVDVGNKPQSRKDKESVSKPGKWAGEINFSKWKKMDSRSLGITRVMVPSSPYTLLKILRSSGFESYLVGGCVRDLLLNKTPKDFDVITTADLNQIKKQFHRCIIVGRRFPICRVHIKGSVIEVSSFKTLAKHSESKEKFLISQMPRGCNQSDLNLWKNSMHRDFTVNSLFFDPINFKIYDYNNAMKDLLELKLRTLVPAHISFTEDCARILRGLRIAARLGLSLSKDIETAIYKQASSILNLSPPRIMMEMDYMLAYGAAESSLRLLHKYNILEILLPFQAAYISRHTARSGECTMMLMKLFSHMDKLVSCGQPSACSLWIGILAFHQALVNKPQHPFVVLTFASVLYHQSWEDGLKFARKTGGALVSYEPEILDPYKFISDEEVAIKVKKLAMRVMDSIEVFVDADSQQSLMSKFPAFSCSGLVFISKNAAHATAQLFHVLVHKVETYDRGRSSFEMNHELLGKGDASETRFVLGKIILNTMGCEVEHDNHNHPALPEFSHVTPSDSRLQQPNAYNPKSEKLNPKSNSGKEQNLALKKRMELIEDGYLIEQEQWEEDISTKHVEALVTPSCLNTEHPAMEKSEEMSVSQSPMHELIYTLEAITENEKLPSQLEAQNSEEKLTVDAEAQVDQSTTIERSVNTKHKRKKVLPLSSLFK, encoded by the exons ATGGCGGCGATACCCATTAAACGCAACTACTTTCTTTCTCGCTTCAAAACCTTTCTTCCTTCTCAG CATTTTTATCATAATTTCGTTGACGTTGGCAATAAACCGCAATCGCGTAAAGACAAAGAGTCGGTTTCGAAACCAG GAAAATGGGCAGGTGAAATCAATTTTTCAAAATGGAAAAAGATGGATTCGAGGTCATTGGGGATAACGCGAGTTATGGTCCCGTCGTCTCCTTATACGCTTCTAAAGATTCTACGAAGCAGTG GATTTGAATCCTACTTGGTTGGTGGTTGTGTGAGAGATTTACTTCTAAATAAAACACCAAAAGACTTTGATGTTATCACGACAGCTGATCTTAATCAG ATTAAGAAGCAGTTTCATCGTTGTATAATCGTTGGACGTAGATTTCCTATATGTAGGGTGCATATTAAGGGGTCAGTTATTGAG GTTTCCAGTTTCAAAACTTTGGCAAAACATTCTGAAAGTAAAGAAAAGTTTCTCATCTCTCAAATGCCTAGAGGCTGTAACCAATCAGACCTTAACCTCTGGAAAAACTCTATGCATCGTGACTTTACTGTTAACAG CTTGTTCTTTGACCCTATTAACTTCAAGATCTATGATTACAACAATGCAATGAAAGATTTATTGGAGCTAAAG CTACGAACACTAGTGCCTGCGCATATTTCTTTCACGGAGGATTGTG CCAGAATTCTACGTGGATTGAGAATTGCTGCTCGTCTTGGCTTGTCACTTTCAAAAGATATCGAGACCGCAATTTATAAACAGGCTTCATCTATCTTGAACTTAAGCCCG CCCAGGATAATGATGGAGATGGATTATATGCTTGCATACGGGGCTGCTGAGTCTTCCCTACGTCTACTTCACAAATATAACATTCTCGAGATTTTGCTACCATTTCAA GCAGCATACATTTCTAGACACACCGCCAGATCCGGGGAATGTACCATGATGTTGATG AAGTTGTTTTCCCACATGGATAAGCTTGTTAGTTGTGGCCAGCCATCTGCATGTTCCTTGTG GATCGGAATTTTGGCTTTCCATCAGGCACTAGTAAATAAACCCCAGCATCCTTTTGTGGTTTTGACTTTCGCTTCTGTTCTATATCATCAGAGTTGGGAAGATGGACTCAAGTTTGCAAGAAAAACTGGTGGAGCACTAGTCAGCTATGAGCCTGAAATTTTAGACCCATACAAGTTCATTTCTGACGAAGAGGTTGCTATAAAGGTAAAGAAATTAGCAATGCGGGTGATGGATTCTATCGAGGTTTTTGTGGATGCAGATAGCCAGCAAAGTTTAATGTCGAAATTCCCGGCTTTCTCATGTTCAGGTTTG GTATTCATATCCAAGAACGCTGCTCACGCTACGGCACAACTCTTTCATGTTCTTGTGCATAAGGTGGAAACTTACGATAGGGGAAGAAGTTCATTTGAGATGAACCATGAGTTACTTGGAAAGGGTGATGCTTCAGAGACTAGATTTGTCCTTGGAAAGATCATCCTTAATACTATGGGCTGTGAAGTTGAACACGACAATCACAACCACCCTGCATTACCTGAATTCTCACATGTTACGCCGTCCGATTCAAGATTACAGCAACCAAACGCCTACAACCCCAAGAGTGAAAAACTAAATCCGAAATCAAACAGCGGTAAGGAGCAAAATTTAGCTTTAAAGAAAAGGATGGAACTTATAGAAGATGGATATCTTATTGAGCAGGAACAGTGGGAAGAAGATATTTCCACGAAGCATGTTGAAGCGCTGGTTACTCCTTCCTGTCTGAATACTGAG CATCCTGCAATGGAGAAATCAGAAGAGATGAGTGTGTCCCAATCACCAATGCATGAACTTATTTACACATTGGAAGCCATAACAGAAAATGAAAAACTTCCATCTCAATTAGAAGCTCAAAACTCCGAAGAAAAACTCACTGTAGATGCAGAAGCACAAGTAGATCAGTCAACCACCATAGAACGAAGTGTAAACACAAAgcacaaaaggaaaaaagtgtTGCCGCTGTCGTCTCTTTTCAAGTAA
- the LOC122602557 gene encoding uncharacterized protein LOC122602557 isoform X2 codes for MAAIPIKRNYFLSRFKTFLPSQHFYHNFVDVGNKPQSRKDKESVSKPGKWAGEINFSKWKKMDSRSLGITRVMVPSSPYTLLKILRSSGFESYLVGGCVRDLLLNKTPKDFDVITTADLNQIKKQFHRCIIVGRRFPICRVHIKGSVIEVSSFKTLAKHSESKEKFLISQMPRGCNQSDLNLWKNSMHRDFTVNSLFFDPINFKIYDYNNAMKDLLELKLRTLVPAHISFTEDCARILRGLRIAARLGLSLSKDIETAIYKQASSILNLSPPRIMMEMDYMLAYGAAESSLRLLHKYNILEILLPFQAAYISRHTARSGECTMMLMKLFSHMDKLVSCGQPSACSLWIGILAFHQALVNKPQHPFVVLTFASVLYHQSWEDGLKFARKTGGALVSYEPEILDPYKFISDEEVAIKVKKLAMRVMDSIEVFVDADSQQSLMSKFPAFSCSGLVFISKNAAHATAQLFHVLVHKVETYDRGRSSFEMNHELLGKGDASETRFVLGKIILNTMGCEVEHDNHNHPALPEFSHVTPSDSRLQQPNAYNPKSEKLNPKSNSGKEQNLALKKRMELIEDGYLIEQEQWEEDISTKHVEALVTPSCLNTEDNDMEKPEEISASQSPTQKSINSKKQKLSENLSSSNKQNAAIQKKINYIEDERLPEQEQWKEVSSELHVEVLNTSSCPNVEHPAMEKSEEMSVSQSPMHELIYTLEAITENEKLPSQLEAQNSEEKLTVDAEAQVDQSTTIERSVNTKHKRKKVLPLSSLFK; via the exons ATGGCGGCGATACCCATTAAACGCAACTACTTTCTTTCTCGCTTCAAAACCTTTCTTCCTTCTCAG CATTTTTATCATAATTTCGTTGACGTTGGCAATAAACCGCAATCGCGTAAAGACAAAGAGTCGGTTTCGAAACCAG GAAAATGGGCAGGTGAAATCAATTTTTCAAAATGGAAAAAGATGGATTCGAGGTCATTGGGGATAACGCGAGTTATGGTCCCGTCGTCTCCTTATACGCTTCTAAAGATTCTACGAAGCAGTG GATTTGAATCCTACTTGGTTGGTGGTTGTGTGAGAGATTTACTTCTAAATAAAACACCAAAAGACTTTGATGTTATCACGACAGCTGATCTTAATCAG ATTAAGAAGCAGTTTCATCGTTGTATAATCGTTGGACGTAGATTTCCTATATGTAGGGTGCATATTAAGGGGTCAGTTATTGAG GTTTCCAGTTTCAAAACTTTGGCAAAACATTCTGAAAGTAAAGAAAAGTTTCTCATCTCTCAAATGCCTAGAGGCTGTAACCAATCAGACCTTAACCTCTGGAAAAACTCTATGCATCGTGACTTTACTGTTAACAG CTTGTTCTTTGACCCTATTAACTTCAAGATCTATGATTACAACAATGCAATGAAAGATTTATTGGAGCTAAAG CTACGAACACTAGTGCCTGCGCATATTTCTTTCACGGAGGATTGTG CCAGAATTCTACGTGGATTGAGAATTGCTGCTCGTCTTGGCTTGTCACTTTCAAAAGATATCGAGACCGCAATTTATAAACAGGCTTCATCTATCTTGAACTTAAGCCCG CCCAGGATAATGATGGAGATGGATTATATGCTTGCATACGGGGCTGCTGAGTCTTCCCTACGTCTACTTCACAAATATAACATTCTCGAGATTTTGCTACCATTTCAA GCAGCATACATTTCTAGACACACCGCCAGATCCGGGGAATGTACCATGATGTTGATG AAGTTGTTTTCCCACATGGATAAGCTTGTTAGTTGTGGCCAGCCATCTGCATGTTCCTTGTG GATCGGAATTTTGGCTTTCCATCAGGCACTAGTAAATAAACCCCAGCATCCTTTTGTGGTTTTGACTTTCGCTTCTGTTCTATATCATCAGAGTTGGGAAGATGGACTCAAGTTTGCAAGAAAAACTGGTGGAGCACTAGTCAGCTATGAGCCTGAAATTTTAGACCCATACAAGTTCATTTCTGACGAAGAGGTTGCTATAAAGGTAAAGAAATTAGCAATGCGGGTGATGGATTCTATCGAGGTTTTTGTGGATGCAGATAGCCAGCAAAGTTTAATGTCGAAATTCCCGGCTTTCTCATGTTCAGGTTTG GTATTCATATCCAAGAACGCTGCTCACGCTACGGCACAACTCTTTCATGTTCTTGTGCATAAGGTGGAAACTTACGATAGGGGAAGAAGTTCATTTGAGATGAACCATGAGTTACTTGGAAAGGGTGATGCTTCAGAGACTAGATTTGTCCTTGGAAAGATCATCCTTAATACTATGGGCTGTGAAGTTGAACACGACAATCACAACCACCCTGCATTACCTGAATTCTCACATGTTACGCCGTCCGATTCAAGATTACAGCAACCAAACGCCTACAACCCCAAGAGTGAAAAACTAAATCCGAAATCAAACAGCGGTAAGGAGCAAAATTTAGCTTTAAAGAAAAGGATGGAACTTATAGAAGATGGATATCTTATTGAGCAGGAACAGTGGGAAGAAGATATTTCCACGAAGCATGTTGAAGCGCTGGTTACTCCTTCCTGTCTGAATACTGAG GATAACGACATGGAGAAGCCAGAAGAGATCAGTGCATCTCAATCACCAACACAGAAATCAATTAACAGTAAGAAGCAAAAACTAAGTGAGAATTTAAGCAGTAGTAATAAGCAAAATGCAGCTATCCAGAAGAAGATCAATTATATTGAGGATGAACGTCTTCCTGAACAAGAACAATGGAAAGAAGTTAGTTCTGAGTTGCATGTTGAAGTACTCAATACTTCATCCTGTCCAAATGTTGAG CATCCTGCAATGGAGAAATCAGAAGAGATGAGTGTGTCCCAATCACCAATGCATGAACTTATTTACACATTGGAAGCCATAACAGAAAATGAAAAACTTCCATCTCAATTAGAAGCTCAAAACTCCGAAGAAAAACTCACTGTAGATGCAGAAGCACAAGTAGATCAGTCAACCACCATAGAACGAAGTGTAAACACAAAgcacaaaaggaaaaaagtgtTGCCGCTGTCGTCTCTTTTCAAGTAA
- the LOC122602557 gene encoding uncharacterized protein LOC122602557 isoform X1 encodes MAAIPIKRNYFLSRFKTFLPSQHFYHNFVDVGNKPQSRKDKESVSKPGKWAGEINFSKWKKMDSRSLGITRVMVPSSPYTLLKILRSSGFESYLVGGCVRDLLLNKTPKDFDVITTADLNQIKKQFHRCIIVGRRFPICRVHIKGSVIEVSSFKTLAKHSESKEKFLISQMPRGCNQSDLNLWKNSMHRDFTVNSLFFDPINFKIYDYNNAMKDLLELKLRTLVPAHISFTEDCARILRGLRIAARLGLSLSKDIETAIYKQASSILNLSPPRIMMEMDYMLAYGAAESSLRLLHKYNILEILLPFQAAYISRHTARSGECTMMLMKLFSHMDKLVSCGQPSACSLWIGILAFHQALVNKPQHPFVVLTFASVLYHQSWEDGLKFARKTGGALVSYEPEILDPYKFISDEEVAIKVKKLAMRVMDSIEVFVDADSQQSLMSKFPAFSCSGLVFISKNAAHATAQLFHVLVHKVETYDRGRSSFEMNHELLGKGDASETRFVLGKIILNTMGCEVEHDNHNHPALPEFSHVTPSDSRLQQPNAYNPKSEKLNPKSNSGKEQNLALKKRMELIEDGYLIEQEQWEEDISTKHVEALVTPSCLNTEDNDMEKPEEISASQSPTQKSINSKKQKLSENLSSSNKQNAAIQKKINYIEDERLPEQEQWKEVSSELHVEVLNTSSCPNVEMRSNSKHPAMEKSEEMSVSQSPMHELIYTLEAITENEKLPSQLEAQNSEEKLTVDAEAQVDQSTTIERSVNTKHKRKKVLPLSSLFK; translated from the exons ATGGCGGCGATACCCATTAAACGCAACTACTTTCTTTCTCGCTTCAAAACCTTTCTTCCTTCTCAG CATTTTTATCATAATTTCGTTGACGTTGGCAATAAACCGCAATCGCGTAAAGACAAAGAGTCGGTTTCGAAACCAG GAAAATGGGCAGGTGAAATCAATTTTTCAAAATGGAAAAAGATGGATTCGAGGTCATTGGGGATAACGCGAGTTATGGTCCCGTCGTCTCCTTATACGCTTCTAAAGATTCTACGAAGCAGTG GATTTGAATCCTACTTGGTTGGTGGTTGTGTGAGAGATTTACTTCTAAATAAAACACCAAAAGACTTTGATGTTATCACGACAGCTGATCTTAATCAG ATTAAGAAGCAGTTTCATCGTTGTATAATCGTTGGACGTAGATTTCCTATATGTAGGGTGCATATTAAGGGGTCAGTTATTGAG GTTTCCAGTTTCAAAACTTTGGCAAAACATTCTGAAAGTAAAGAAAAGTTTCTCATCTCTCAAATGCCTAGAGGCTGTAACCAATCAGACCTTAACCTCTGGAAAAACTCTATGCATCGTGACTTTACTGTTAACAG CTTGTTCTTTGACCCTATTAACTTCAAGATCTATGATTACAACAATGCAATGAAAGATTTATTGGAGCTAAAG CTACGAACACTAGTGCCTGCGCATATTTCTTTCACGGAGGATTGTG CCAGAATTCTACGTGGATTGAGAATTGCTGCTCGTCTTGGCTTGTCACTTTCAAAAGATATCGAGACCGCAATTTATAAACAGGCTTCATCTATCTTGAACTTAAGCCCG CCCAGGATAATGATGGAGATGGATTATATGCTTGCATACGGGGCTGCTGAGTCTTCCCTACGTCTACTTCACAAATATAACATTCTCGAGATTTTGCTACCATTTCAA GCAGCATACATTTCTAGACACACCGCCAGATCCGGGGAATGTACCATGATGTTGATG AAGTTGTTTTCCCACATGGATAAGCTTGTTAGTTGTGGCCAGCCATCTGCATGTTCCTTGTG GATCGGAATTTTGGCTTTCCATCAGGCACTAGTAAATAAACCCCAGCATCCTTTTGTGGTTTTGACTTTCGCTTCTGTTCTATATCATCAGAGTTGGGAAGATGGACTCAAGTTTGCAAGAAAAACTGGTGGAGCACTAGTCAGCTATGAGCCTGAAATTTTAGACCCATACAAGTTCATTTCTGACGAAGAGGTTGCTATAAAGGTAAAGAAATTAGCAATGCGGGTGATGGATTCTATCGAGGTTTTTGTGGATGCAGATAGCCAGCAAAGTTTAATGTCGAAATTCCCGGCTTTCTCATGTTCAGGTTTG GTATTCATATCCAAGAACGCTGCTCACGCTACGGCACAACTCTTTCATGTTCTTGTGCATAAGGTGGAAACTTACGATAGGGGAAGAAGTTCATTTGAGATGAACCATGAGTTACTTGGAAAGGGTGATGCTTCAGAGACTAGATTTGTCCTTGGAAAGATCATCCTTAATACTATGGGCTGTGAAGTTGAACACGACAATCACAACCACCCTGCATTACCTGAATTCTCACATGTTACGCCGTCCGATTCAAGATTACAGCAACCAAACGCCTACAACCCCAAGAGTGAAAAACTAAATCCGAAATCAAACAGCGGTAAGGAGCAAAATTTAGCTTTAAAGAAAAGGATGGAACTTATAGAAGATGGATATCTTATTGAGCAGGAACAGTGGGAAGAAGATATTTCCACGAAGCATGTTGAAGCGCTGGTTACTCCTTCCTGTCTGAATACTGAG GATAACGACATGGAGAAGCCAGAAGAGATCAGTGCATCTCAATCACCAACACAGAAATCAATTAACAGTAAGAAGCAAAAACTAAGTGAGAATTTAAGCAGTAGTAATAAGCAAAATGCAGCTATCCAGAAGAAGATCAATTATATTGAGGATGAACGTCTTCCTGAACAAGAACAATGGAAAGAAGTTAGTTCTGAGTTGCATGTTGAAGTACTCAATACTTCATCCTGTCCAAATGTTGAGATGCGATCGAATTCTAAG CATCCTGCAATGGAGAAATCAGAAGAGATGAGTGTGTCCCAATCACCAATGCATGAACTTATTTACACATTGGAAGCCATAACAGAAAATGAAAAACTTCCATCTCAATTAGAAGCTCAAAACTCCGAAGAAAAACTCACTGTAGATGCAGAAGCACAAGTAGATCAGTCAACCACCATAGAACGAAGTGTAAACACAAAgcacaaaaggaaaaaagtgtTGCCGCTGTCGTCTCTTTTCAAGTAA
- the LOC122604625 gene encoding uncharacterized protein LOC122604625: protein MAAIIVRRNVYLLPIRPFFSLQQGIYHKCVEAGDTKPQPLTEDDYLVFKPGEVDVSKWKKVDARSLGLARGMLPQSPYSVLQILRTKGFEAYLVGGCVRDLLLNRPPKDFDIITTADLNQIRKQFHRCEVVGSRFPVCKVFIKGSVVEVSSFDTLGKGAEGKEKFLVSQMPKVRDKLDLIRWKNSMHRDFTINSLFYDPFLHKIYDYNDGMKDLLELKLRTLVPAQLSFTEDSARILRGLRIAARLGLSLSKEIKSAILKQTSSVARLGQFRTMMELNYMLSFGAAESSLSLLHKYHLLEILLPVQALYISQKATRSGQSSMMLMELLSHLDKLVTCDRPSESSLWIALLGFHLALVNNPQHPFVILTFASVLYHQNWQEGLMFAREYGGPLVKFEPETVETCKTISDDEVAEKVNQLAMLAVDAIDIMVETDSLHKTMAKYPGFFCPGLIFIPHKLGRHGKQLFHILVHKVEAYRKGRCSFEINYDLLKKGDSIETRFALGKVILNTMGCSVDCYSGHNEENNHATCSAKNELVMNEMEKRIPPPGPPKLNLQLGSAPVKEKLITKLSNIMRQSGEQSEYQNEQDYHHEKLSKKHMEVVGVSSDPKNEDCKTNQLEIGMSESTTQELISILETVTDNEKSPPQLEGQNLEEKLEDDQGIELNESIAEYHRGTEMWAIQNNCRRAIEEARDSIDELSKLNLFLISFVEEQMQRKTGKHSETCSLESFPIVSVPKTTKSKRITVAKISKSDINSIMNGGMKKQRACSYCKEVGHNKIGCPKRKMEEASCRIDTEST from the exons ATGGCCGCGataatcgttagacgaaacgtATATCTGTTGCCCATCAGACCTTTTTTCTCATTACAG CAGGGTATTTACCATAAATGTGTTGAAGCTGGAGATACTAAACCTCAACCACTTACTGAAGATGATTATTTAGTCTTTAAACCCG GTGAAGTTGATGTTTCAAAATGGAAAAAAGTGGATGCAAGATCATTGGGGTTGGCTCGAGGAATGTTACCGCAGTCACCATACTCCGTTTTGCAGATTCTTCGAACCAAAG GGTTTGAAGCCTACTTAGTCGGTGGATGTGTGAGAGATTTGCTTCTTAATAGACCACCTAAAGATTTTGATATCATCACCACTGCCGATCTTAATCAG ATCAGGAAGCAGTTTCATCGATGTGAAGTTGTTGGGTCCCGATTTCCTGTATGTAAAGTCTTTATAAAAGGCTCCGTTGTTGAG GTATCTAGTTTTGATACACTGGGCAAGGGTGCAGAAGGAAAAGAGAAGTTTCTTGTCTCTCAAATGCCTAAAGTCCGTGATAAACTAGATCTTATTCGCTGGAAGAACTCGATGCATCGAGATTTCACTATCAACAG CTTGTTCTATGACCCATTTCTTCACAAAATATATGATTACAATGATGGAATGAAGGATCTGTTGGAACTAAAG TTACGGACGTTAGTACCTGCCCAACTGTCATTCACAGAGGACTCTG CAAGAATACTTCGCGGCTTGAGAATTGCCGCTCGTCTTGGCTTATCGTTGTCAAAGGAAATCAAGAGTGCAATTCTTAAACAAACATCATCGGTCGCAAGATTAGGACAG TTCAGGACCATGATGGAGTTAAATTATATGCTATCATTTGGGGCTGCTGAATCTTCATTGTCATTGCTTCATAAATATCATCTTCTCGAGATTCTACTACCAGTTCAG GCGTTATACATTTCTCAAAAAGCCACCAGGTCTGGGCAAAGTTCCATGATGCTAATG GAACTGCTCTCTCATTTGGATAAGTTGGTCACTTGTGACCGTCCTTCTGAAAGTAGCTTATG GATTGCACTTTTGGGCTTTCATTTGGCGCTAGTGAACAATCCCCAACATCCTTTTGTTATCTTGACTTTTGCTTCTGTTTTGTATCATCAGAACTGGCAGGAGGGACTCATGTTTGCAAGAGAATATGGTGGGCCATTAGTCAAGTTTGAGCCTGAAACTGTGGAGACGTGTAAAACCATTTCAGATGATGAGGTTGCTGAAAAAGTAAATCAATTAGCAATGCTTGCTGTGGATGCAATTGACATTATGGTCGAGACAGATAGCCTGCACAAAACAATGGCAAAGTATCCTGGTTTTTTCTGCCCTGGTTTG ATATTTATACCTCATAAGCTGGGGCGTCACGGTAAACAACTTTTTCACATCCTTGTTCACAAGGTGGAAGCCTACAGGAAGGGTAGATGTTCTTTTGAGATAAATTATGACCTACTCAAAAAGGGGGATTCCATAGAGACTAGGTTTGCCCTGGGGAAGGTCATTTTGAATACTATGGGCTGTAGTGTTGATTGTTACAGTGGTCACAATGAGGAGAACAACCATGCTACTTGTAGTGCCAAAAATGAACTTGTTATGAACGAAATGGAGAAAAGAATACCACCACCCGGACCACCTAAGTTGAATCTGCAATTAGGCAGTGCCCCCGTGAAGGAAAAGTTGATTACAAAACTCAGCAACATTATGCGTCAAAGTGGCGAGCAAAGTGAATATCAAAATGAGCAAGATTACCACCACGAAAAGCTATCGAAAAAGCATATGGAAGTAGTTGGCGTTTCTTCTGATCCAAAAAATGAG GATTGTAAGACGAATCAGCTCGAAATTGGCATGTCTGAATCAACTACGCAGGAACTTATTAGCATCCTAGAGACTGTTACAGATAATGAAAAGTCTCCGCCCCAGTTAGAAGGTCAAAACCTTGAAGAGAAACTTGAGGATGATCAAGGAATAGAATTAAATGAGTCAATAGCTGAGTATCATAGGGGAACAGAAATGTGGGCCATTCAAAATAATTGCAGAAGGGCAATTGAAGAAGCAAGAGATTCAATTGATGAACTTAGTAAACTTAATTTGTTTCTTATTAGCTTTGTGGAGGAACAAATGCAAAGAAAGACAGGGAAGCATTCAGAAACATGTAGCTTGGAATCCTTTCCGATCGTTTCAGTACCCAAGACTACTAAATCTAAGAGAATCACAGTGGCGAAGATATCAAAATCTGATATAAATTCGATTATGAATGGCGGAATGAAGAAGCAAAGGGCTTGTTCGTATTGTAAGGAAGTAGGCCACAACAAAATTGGATGTCCTAAAAGAAAG ATGGAGGAAGCATCTTGTAGGATTGACACAGAATCAACATGA